The following are from one region of the Falco biarmicus isolate bFalBia1 chromosome 1, bFalBia1.pri, whole genome shotgun sequence genome:
- the TMEM144 gene encoding transmembrane protein 144 isoform X1: MNIGKAYNTFNMSNGTDLAIGFTSSTVAILLFGTNFVPIKKFNTGDGMFFQWILCASIWIVSLVVNLIQNCPRFWPLAMVGGFVWATGNVTVVPVVKTIGLALGLLIWASFNLLTGWASSRFGWFGIDPEEVSRPILNYIGAGLSLLSAVIFLFIKTEVQTSSASLESTPLLRESSINVSEDASDSWVDRFSPAKKRLIGCSLAVVAGILYGSSFVPVLYIKDHGRRNETVYTGASQFDLDYVFAHFSGIFLTSTIYFLIYCAVRKNRPNVYPQAILPGFVSGVLWAIANCCWFIANHYLGAVVSFPIITAGPGLVAAMWGVLVFKEIKGLKNYILLSVAFCIILAGSLSTAFSKA; the protein is encoded by the exons ATGAACATCGGGAAAGCTTACAATACCTTTAACATGAGCAATGGAACAGATCTAGCTATTGGCTTTACCTCTTCCACAGTAGCTATCCTTCTATTTGGGACAAACTTTGTGCCTATTAAGAAGTTTAATACTGGTGAtg GTATGTTCTTCCAATGGATTCTCTGTGCCTCCATATGGATAGTTTCTTTGGTGGTCAATTTAATCCAGAATTGCCCCCGGTTTTGGCCTCTGGCTatggttgggggttttgtgtgggCTACAG gcaATGTCACAGTTGTCCCTGTTGTTAAGACTATTGGCTTAGCTCTTGGTCTTTTGATATGGGCTTCTTTTAATTTGCTGACAGGTTGGGCAAGTTCAAG GTTTGGCTGGTTTGGAATTGACCCAGAAGAGGTATCCAGACCAATCTTAAATTATATTGGAGCTGGACTTTCACTCTTAAg tgctgtcatatttctttttataaaaactgAAGTCCAGACTTCTTCAGCTTCATTAGAAAGCACACCTTTACTGAGAGAAAGT TCTATTAATGTTTCTGAAGATGCATCTGACTCATGGGTGGACAGATTTTCTCCAGCAAAAAAGAGGCTGAT agGATGTAGTCTGGCTGTAGTAGCTGGAATACTCTATGGTTCCAGTTTTGTACCAGTGCTTTACATCAAGGACCATGGAAGAAGAAACGAAACTGTGTACACAGGAGCAAGTCAATTTG attTAGATTATGTTTTTGCACACTTCAGTGGAATATTTCTTACAAGTACCATTTACTTTTTGATCTACTGCGCAGTCAGGAAAAATAGACCTAATGTTTATCCTCAAGCCATATTGCCAG GGTTTGTTTCTGGTGTGCTTTGGGCAATAGCCAATTGCTGTTGGTTCATAGCCAATCACTATCTCGGCGCTGTGGTCAGCTTTCCGATAATTACTGCA GGTCCTGGCCTTGTTGCTGCAATGTGGGGAGTCCttgtatttaaagaaatcaaG GGACTGAAAAACTACATTTTACTTTCAGTAGCATTTTGCATCATTTTGGCTGGATCACTCTCCACAGCTTTTTCTAAAGCTTGA
- the TMEM144 gene encoding transmembrane protein 144 isoform X2 has product MNIGKAYNTFNMSNGTDLAIGFTSSTVAILLFGTNFVPIKKFNTGDGMFFQWILCASIWIVSLVVNLIQNCPRFWPLAMVGGFVWATGNVTVVPVVKTIGLALGLLIWASFNLLTGWASSRFGWFGIDPEEVSRPILNYIGAGLSLLSAVIFLFIKTEVQTSSASLESTPLLRESSINVSEDASDSWVDRFSPAKKRLIGCSLAVVAGILYGSSFVPVLYIKDHGRRNETVYTGASQFDLDYVFAHFSGIFLTSTIYFLIYCAVRKNRPNVYPQAILPGFVSGVLWAIANCCWFIANHYLGAVVSFPIITAETAPTGVRQFPAGLNLCPVSCTEDGEKTITVQTSVSGNSSNGKHL; this is encoded by the exons ATGAACATCGGGAAAGCTTACAATACCTTTAACATGAGCAATGGAACAGATCTAGCTATTGGCTTTACCTCTTCCACAGTAGCTATCCTTCTATTTGGGACAAACTTTGTGCCTATTAAGAAGTTTAATACTGGTGAtg GTATGTTCTTCCAATGGATTCTCTGTGCCTCCATATGGATAGTTTCTTTGGTGGTCAATTTAATCCAGAATTGCCCCCGGTTTTGGCCTCTGGCTatggttgggggttttgtgtgggCTACAG gcaATGTCACAGTTGTCCCTGTTGTTAAGACTATTGGCTTAGCTCTTGGTCTTTTGATATGGGCTTCTTTTAATTTGCTGACAGGTTGGGCAAGTTCAAG GTTTGGCTGGTTTGGAATTGACCCAGAAGAGGTATCCAGACCAATCTTAAATTATATTGGAGCTGGACTTTCACTCTTAAg tgctgtcatatttctttttataaaaactgAAGTCCAGACTTCTTCAGCTTCATTAGAAAGCACACCTTTACTGAGAGAAAGT TCTATTAATGTTTCTGAAGATGCATCTGACTCATGGGTGGACAGATTTTCTCCAGCAAAAAAGAGGCTGAT agGATGTAGTCTGGCTGTAGTAGCTGGAATACTCTATGGTTCCAGTTTTGTACCAGTGCTTTACATCAAGGACCATGGAAGAAGAAACGAAACTGTGTACACAGGAGCAAGTCAATTTG attTAGATTATGTTTTTGCACACTTCAGTGGAATATTTCTTACAAGTACCATTTACTTTTTGATCTACTGCGCAGTCAGGAAAAATAGACCTAATGTTTATCCTCAAGCCATATTGCCAG GGTTTGTTTCTGGTGTGCTTTGGGCAATAGCCAATTGCTGTTGGTTCATAGCCAATCACTATCTCGGCGCTGTGGTCAGCTTTCCGATAATTACTGCA GAAACAGCACCCACAGGTGTGAGGCAGTTTCCTGCTGGCCTGAATCTGTGTCCTGTCAGCTGTACAGAAGATGGAGAGAAGACGATCACTGTCCAAACATCTGTTTCTGGGAACAGCTCTAACGGGAAGCATTTATAG